One part of the Paenibacillus silvisoli genome encodes these proteins:
- a CDS encoding ABC transporter permease, with the protein MSAYYYFFKMRILTTLAYRFEVFTAVASNAVMLLATVFLWKAAYRGIGSVEEVSQHQMIVYAILSVVMGAVLSVSVQDEMYYRVREGNIATDFIKPVHLLGMFLAEDLGNTVSALVNRAVPLILLSSVLFTPPLPASFAALLLFIPSLMLSFLLLWLMGAIVGMIAFWVLELGNLGIVKDAIVRILSGSMIPIWFFPDWMGTVSAFLPFQYMYQTPLSIYIGVISYSQAGIALVVQAVWIAVLALIAYAVWQRAKRVTLIQGG; encoded by the coding sequence TTGTCGGCCTATTATTACTTTTTCAAAATGAGGATTTTAACGACGCTTGCCTACCGCTTCGAGGTATTCACGGCTGTAGCGTCCAACGCCGTCATGCTGCTGGCGACCGTGTTTCTATGGAAGGCGGCTTACCGGGGCATCGGCTCCGTGGAGGAAGTCAGCCAGCATCAAATGATCGTATATGCGATTCTGTCCGTCGTGATGGGAGCGGTCCTGTCGGTAAGCGTGCAGGATGAGATGTACTATCGCGTACGGGAAGGGAATATCGCGACGGATTTTATCAAGCCGGTTCATTTGCTGGGCATGTTTCTGGCCGAGGATCTTGGCAATACGGTCAGCGCGCTCGTCAACCGGGCGGTTCCGCTTATCCTGCTCTCGTCGGTCCTGTTTACGCCGCCGCTTCCGGCAAGCTTCGCCGCGCTGCTGCTCTTCATCCCGAGCTTGATGCTCAGCTTTTTGCTGCTATGGCTGATGGGCGCGATCGTCGGCATGATCGCGTTCTGGGTGCTGGAGCTCGGCAATCTCGGAATCGTCAAAGACGCCATCGTGCGCATCCTGTCGGGCAGCATGATTCCGATTTGGTTCTTCCCCGATTGGATGGGCACCGTATCGGCTTTTCTCCCGTTTCAGTACATGTACCAAACGCCATTATCCATCTATATCGGCGTTATTTCCTATTCGCAGGCCGGTATCGCGCTGGTCGTGCAAGCCGTATGGATTGCCGTCCTCGCCCTGATTGCCTATGCGGTATGGCAGCGCGCCAAGCGCGTTACGCTCATTCAAGGAGGTTAG